Part of the uncultured Desulfobacter sp. genome, CAGATCCAGTTTAAGCTGGCTGATGGTTCGGTCAAGTTCGGCCTTGACCGCCTCTTCGCTTTGAACCTCAAGGACCAGGTGCATACCGCCTTGCAGATCAAGGCCAAGGTTTATTTTTTTATATGGCCAGGTATTGGTAAACGTAGGCATCAGGCATACAACTGCAGCAACAATGACCCCCAGAATCAATACGCGCTTTATGGTAAAAAATTTCAATCTCATCACTCCTGAAGGATTTGGTTAATTTTTTTCTTTGGGTGTTGTTTGGGTGCCGTTATCGGACATCAAACCGCCGATGTTTCCCCTTGCAACCTTAATTTTAACTTTTTCGGCAATCTCAAGACCGACAGTTGTGTCATCTAAGGAAACAATGGTACCGAAAATGCCGCCGGAGGTTACCACCCGGTTTCCCTTTTTAAGATTGTCGAGCATCAGCTTATGTTCTTTGGCCTTTTTTTGTTGGGGCCTGATGAGCAAAAAGTAAAAAATTGCAAATAAAATAATAATGGGTAAAAAACCAGCCAGTCCTCCACCTTGTCCGGCTTGTCCTCCAGGGGCGCCCATGGCGTATGCAGTGCTGATCAACATGTTCCTCCTTCAATTTTCAAATCGGGTAAATTTCTAAACGTAAATTGCGTCCATTCACAAATAAGACTTTTTGTCCCAAG contains:
- the yajC gene encoding preprotein translocase subunit YajC, coding for MLISTAYAMGAPGGQAGQGGGLAGFLPIIILFAIFYFLLIRPQQKKAKEHKLMLDNLKKGNRVVTSGGIFGTIVSLDDTTVGLEIAEKVKIKVARGNIGGLMSDNGTQTTPKEKN